A stretch of the Campylobacter concisus genome encodes the following:
- the xseB gene encoding exodeoxyribonuclease VII small subunit: MEQKEQSFEEKLALADKILNDLNKDDVSLENSIKLHEQGKKLLNEAREILENAKLSIKQVDDE, encoded by the coding sequence ATGGAGCAAAAAGAGCAAAGCTTTGAAGAAAAATTAGCACTAGCAGATAAAATTTTAAACGATCTAAATAAAGATGATGTGAGCTTAGAAAATAGCATAAAGCTGCACGAACAAGGCAAAAAGCTACTAAATGAGGCAAGAGAAATTTTAGAAAACGCAAAACTTAGCATAAAGCAGGTGGATGATGAGTAG
- a CDS encoding MmcQ/YjbR family DNA-binding protein produces the protein MKRSDVEKYIKEKFDILGEQIFPKYPKFSVFRHKKNKKWFALLMQLSASKLGLESDEIIEVLNLKCSPDLAMVLVDERQIFKAYHMNKKHWISVNLNSKISQKTVFDLIDESFSLSK, from the coding sequence TTGAAACGAAGTGACGTTGAAAAATATATAAAAGAGAAATTTGACATTTTGGGTGAGCAAATTTTCCCAAAATATCCAAAATTTAGCGTCTTTCGTCACAAGAAAAACAAGAAGTGGTTTGCGCTGCTTATGCAGCTAAGCGCTAGCAAGCTTGGTCTTGAAAGTGACGAAATAATCGAGGTTTTAAATCTAAAATGCAGCCCAGATCTAGCCATGGTGCTAGTTGATGAGCGACAAATTTTTAAAGCATATCACATGAATAAAAAGCACTGGATAAGTGTAAATTTAAACTCCAAAATCTCACAAAAAACCGTTTTTGACCTGATAGATGAAAGCTTTAGCTTAAGCAAATAA
- a CDS encoding endonuclease MutS2, whose amino-acid sequence MTEEIFLKLDLGEYLEKFNSFLARQKPLFLQGDSKIHFENINELSKYDFKAPEEIKNLDDALIRLSKQAVLHISEIYEFAKIIKYFSYLKKQKFEGRLGEWITKVEIPEAMSTLANSFDENGEFSDSVDERFYAIKQAFSEKKRQIDAELKKLIYSKHITPYLVDTQTHYINSQEALLVRGGFNHAIKGTVIARSSGGYFYVAPASTERLKKEQSELLDRKEEIVYEHCKKFSLQMGKSLLFLKFINNAFDQFDAYQARVNLARSRDYEFVLPNSSHAIKLEKFAHPALKNPKSVSVDFSKKVLLITGVNAGGKSMLLKSIISATLLAKYLLPMRIDANRSSIGSFKEFDAIIEDPQSVKNDISTFAGRMVHFAKLFTKKSIIIGIDEIELGTDFEEAASLYGVMIERLITQDIKMIITTHHKRLAMLLAKNPEVELVAALYDEAAQRPKFEFLKGTIGKSYAFETAARYGISQNLVAQAKKIYGEDKENLNEIITKTLNLQTKLDEGIKEVTAKEERLERLLEEQKELKEKNEIKLNATISRLEKEYFEAINAAKAVINFKDIKDKQRALNVANEKKAAIVKPKKTERESLKVGDRVKYENIKGTVLSISKNDAMIESNGINLRVPLELLRKNGNEVELPKKGGVSLSVDKPKTASLSIDLHGMRADEAIAKLDKFISDSLVIGFDEVRVFHGIGTGKLAFAVKNFLKEHPSVKEFFDAPANQGGYGAKIVRL is encoded by the coding sequence ATGACTGAAGAGATATTTTTAAAGCTCGATCTGGGCGAGTATTTAGAGAAATTTAACTCTTTTTTAGCAAGGCAAAAACCGCTATTTTTACAAGGTGACAGCAAAATTCACTTTGAAAACATAAACGAGCTTTCCAAGTATGATTTTAAGGCGCCTGAGGAGATAAAAAACCTAGATGACGCGCTAATTAGACTTAGCAAGCAAGCGGTGCTTCATATCAGTGAAATCTACGAGTTTGCAAAGATCATTAAGTATTTTTCATATCTAAAAAAGCAAAAATTTGAAGGTAGGCTTGGCGAGTGGATCACAAAAGTAGAAATTCCTGAAGCGATGAGCACTTTGGCAAATAGTTTTGATGAGAACGGCGAGTTTAGTGACAGCGTGGACGAGAGATTTTACGCGATAAAGCAGGCGTTTAGCGAGAAAAAGCGCCAGATAGATGCCGAGCTTAAAAAGCTCATCTACTCAAAGCACATCACGCCCTATCTAGTCGACACCCAGACGCACTATATCAACTCACAAGAGGCACTTTTGGTACGTGGCGGTTTTAATCACGCCATAAAAGGCACTGTGATCGCTAGAAGCTCAGGCGGCTACTTCTACGTTGCACCTGCAAGTACCGAGCGCCTAAAAAAGGAGCAAAGCGAGCTGCTTGATAGAAAAGAGGAGATCGTTTACGAGCACTGCAAGAAATTTAGCTTGCAAATGGGTAAGAGCTTGCTCTTTTTGAAATTTATAAATAACGCTTTTGATCAGTTTGATGCATATCAGGCGCGCGTAAATTTGGCTAGATCGCGTGACTATGAGTTTGTTTTGCCAAACAGCTCGCACGCTATCAAACTTGAGAAATTTGCCCATCCAGCGCTTAAAAACCCAAAGAGCGTGAGCGTAGATTTTAGTAAAAAAGTGCTTTTAATAACCGGCGTAAATGCTGGTGGTAAGTCGATGCTTTTAAAATCAATCATATCAGCCACGCTACTTGCAAAGTATCTGCTGCCTATGCGTATCGACGCAAACCGCTCAAGCATCGGCTCTTTTAAAGAATTTGACGCGATTATAGAAGATCCGCAAAGTGTGAAAAACGACATCTCGACCTTTGCTGGCAGGATGGTGCATTTTGCAAAGCTTTTTACTAAAAAATCGATCATCATAGGTATCGACGAGATCGAGCTTGGCACCGACTTTGAGGAGGCTGCGAGCTTATATGGCGTCATGATAGAGCGCCTCATCACTCAAGATATCAAAATGATCATCACGACCCACCACAAGCGCCTTGCGATGCTATTAGCTAAAAATCCAGAGGTTGAGCTAGTGGCGGCACTTTACGACGAGGCGGCTCAAAGGCCAAAATTTGAGTTTTTAAAGGGTACGATCGGCAAGTCTTACGCCTTTGAAACAGCGGCAAGATACGGTATATCTCAAAATTTAGTGGCTCAGGCAAAGAAAATTTATGGCGAAGATAAAGAGAATTTAAACGAGATCATCACAAAGACGCTAAATTTACAAACCAAACTTGATGAAGGGATAAAAGAGGTTACGGCAAAAGAGGAGCGACTGGAGCGCTTGCTTGAGGAGCAAAAAGAGCTAAAAGAAAAAAACGAGATCAAGCTAAATGCGACTATTTCGCGCCTGGAAAAAGAGTATTTTGAAGCAATAAATGCGGCAAAAGCGGTTATAAATTTCAAGGATATAAAAGACAAACAAAGGGCGCTAAACGTGGCAAATGAGAAAAAAGCTGCCATTGTTAAGCCTAAAAAAACTGAACGCGAGAGCCTAAAAGTAGGCGATAGAGTGAAGTATGAAAATATCAAAGGTACGGTTTTAAGCATCTCAAAAAATGATGCAATGATCGAGTCAAATGGCATAAATTTACGCGTGCCACTAGAGCTTTTAAGAAAAAATGGCAATGAAGTGGAGCTACCTAAAAAAGGCGGCGTAAGTTTAAGTGTGGATAAGCCAAAAACGGCCTCGCTCTCGATTGATCTGCACGGCATGAGAGCTGACGAGGCGATAGCAAAACTTGATAAATTTATCTCAGATAGTCTTGTTATAGGATTTGACGAGGTTAGGGTATTTCACGGCATCGGTACTGGCAAACTCGCCTTTGCTGTTAAAAATTTCTTAAAAGAGCATCCAAGCGTGAAAGAATTTTTTGATGCACCGGCAAATCAAGGTGGATATGGAGCTAAAATAGTCAGGCTTTAA
- the dapE gene encoding succinyl-diaminopimelate desuccinylase, giving the protein MVISFLKELLSFRSITPNNAGSLEFIARFLPDFEAKFIEKNGTKNLILSKIYGDGEHLAFAGHVDVVPPGEGWDSEPFTPLEKDGYIYARGAQDMKSGVAAFVCAAKDAKFNGKLSLILTSDEEGDGTYGTPLALEYLRKIGDLPKFCVVAEPTCDKEFGDSIKVGRRGSINGKIVINGIQGHVAYPEKCVNPVNLIAPLLSKIADHDMDAGSEFFSPSKIVITDIRGGIQVCNVTPSELSIMFNVRNSNLTDVNDVESYLREVLKGLDYELSIKQSSKRFLTNKDSKIVKNLIASVKKITGVTPVLNTKGGTSDARHFAKFGVDAIEFGVRNDRIHAKNERVSVGEVNKLYEIFKDFIEKF; this is encoded by the coding sequence GTGGTAATTAGCTTTTTAAAAGAGCTTTTAAGCTTTCGCTCTATCACACCTAATAATGCTGGAAGCTTAGAATTTATCGCTAGATTTTTGCCTGATTTTGAGGCAAAATTTATAGAAAAAAACGGCACCAAAAATCTCATACTCTCTAAAATTTATGGTGATGGCGAGCATCTAGCTTTTGCTGGACACGTTGATGTCGTGCCTCCAGGTGAGGGCTGGGATAGTGAGCCATTTACTCCACTAGAAAAAGATGGCTACATCTATGCAAGAGGCGCACAGGATATGAAAAGTGGCGTGGCTGCTTTTGTTTGCGCTGCTAAAGATGCGAAATTTAATGGTAAGCTAAGTCTTATTTTAACAAGTGACGAAGAGGGCGATGGCACATATGGTACGCCTTTAGCACTTGAATATCTGCGCAAGATAGGCGATCTACCAAAATTTTGCGTCGTTGCTGAGCCAACTTGCGATAAAGAATTTGGTGATAGCATAAAAGTTGGTAGACGTGGCTCGATAAATGGCAAGATCGTGATAAATGGCATTCAAGGGCACGTAGCATATCCTGAAAAGTGTGTAAATCCGGTAAATTTGATAGCTCCACTTTTAAGTAAAATAGCTGATCACGATATGGACGCTGGAAGTGAGTTTTTTAGTCCAAGCAAGATTGTGATAACTGATATTAGAGGCGGCATACAAGTTTGCAACGTCACGCCGAGCGAGCTTAGCATAATGTTTAATGTGAGAAACTCAAATTTAACCGACGTAAATGACGTTGAGAGCTATCTTAGAGAGGTCTTAAAAGGGCTTGATTACGAGCTTAGTATAAAGCAAAGCTCAAAGAGATTTTTAACAAACAAAGATAGCAAAATCGTAAAAAATTTAATAGCTTCTGTCAAAAAGATCACCGGAGTTACGCCGGTTCTAAATACAAAGGGCGGCACGAGCGATGCAAGGCACTTTGCTAAATTTGGTGTAGATGCGATAGAATTTGGCGTGAGAAACGATCGTATACACGCCAAAAACGAGCGAGTTAGTGTTGGTGAAGTAAATAAACTTTATGAAATTTTTAAAGATTTTATAGAAAAATTTTAA
- a CDS encoding EAL domain-containing protein — translation MSNKDEQTGKNLNITKTIIGLVFVLGSIFLVENLAVFYFKFNNASAENGFNLRKKVDYLTYQYVDYFKNVSKYDVSNFQSYINDSAMGDVLLLKDDNKNGYKVVASSDKRIINQEFNDKSCGNIFAHNFQKDYFWAKILPENAAQVCMFVPVGEYILGFKGKVDQRITGTHDEYFFEWLLNNMALTFILSLVGAIVALSTCIWYAVKYIKEKNNYNALKTDTKKQIEELGEKLYIDPMTGLLNKTALVRDINSYENPKVVLIDIDDFGKMNDFYGKFACDQILVKMADLISEFAKNENMKAYCIEADRFALVEDSDSFIDRYEDMVEDLIEIFKGRMLSIVDEDGREIEGIEIHSTIGFALDSDQTLRKATIALKTAKEQDKDYVCYFKGLNQKEEYATQIERSKLIQYATINNNIVPYFQPIVNDQKVPVKYECLIRLLDRGDVISPNVFLDISKRIKRYADLEKQLIVKCFKQLVEDKNLVLSINLSSRDMIDGDVSSLVLNLLNKHNVAGRVVFEIVEDEELKNLERVSNFIERVKSMGAKIAIDDFGSGYSNFSYIIKIKPDYVKIDGSIIKDIDINKDSHSIASAIVAFAKDLGIKTIAEYVHSKEIFEICKEIGVDEFQGFYFGAPERAGS, via the coding sequence TTGAGTAACAAGGACGAGCAAACGGGTAAAAATCTAAACATCACTAAAACGATTATAGGTTTAGTGTTTGTTTTGGGAAGTATTTTTTTAGTCGAAAACCTGGCAGTTTTTTATTTTAAATTTAATAATGCTTCTGCTGAAAATGGTTTTAATCTTCGAAAGAAAGTTGATTATTTGACATATCAATATGTTGATTATTTTAAAAATGTCAGCAAATATGATGTCTCAAATTTCCAATCTTACATTAACGATAGTGCTATGGGTGATGTTCTTTTATTAAAGGATGATAATAAAAATGGATACAAGGTCGTAGCGTCTTCAGATAAAAGAATAATAAATCAAGAGTTTAATGACAAAAGCTGTGGAAATATCTTTGCTCATAATTTCCAAAAAGATTATTTTTGGGCAAAAATTTTGCCAGAAAATGCTGCTCAAGTTTGTATGTTTGTGCCGGTTGGAGAGTATATATTAGGCTTTAAAGGAAAGGTTGATCAACGTATTACTGGTACGCATGATGAGTACTTTTTTGAGTGGCTTTTAAATAATATGGCTTTAACATTCATCTTAAGCCTCGTTGGTGCAATAGTTGCTTTGTCTACTTGTATATGGTACGCGGTTAAATATATAAAAGAAAAAAATAACTATAACGCATTAAAAACAGATACTAAAAAACAGATAGAAGAGCTTGGAGAAAAGCTTTATATCGATCCGATGACTGGACTTTTAAATAAAACAGCATTGGTGCGTGATATTAATAGCTATGAAAATCCTAAAGTAGTGCTTATAGATATTGACGATTTTGGCAAGATGAATGACTTTTACGGTAAATTTGCATGTGATCAGATTTTGGTCAAGATGGCTGATTTGATCAGTGAATTTGCCAAAAACGAGAATATGAAGGCTTACTGTATAGAAGCAGATAGGTTTGCTCTGGTAGAAGATAGCGATAGCTTTATCGATAGATATGAAGATATGGTTGAAGATTTGATAGAAATTTTTAAAGGTCGTATGCTAAGTATAGTAGATGAAGATGGTAGGGAGATAGAAGGTATCGAGATACATAGTACAATAGGCTTTGCTCTTGATAGTGACCAAACGCTAAGAAAAGCAACAATAGCATTAAAAACAGCAAAAGAGCAAGATAAAGACTATGTTTGTTATTTCAAAGGGCTAAATCAAAAAGAGGAATATGCAACTCAAATAGAACGCTCTAAACTGATACAATACGCCACTATAAACAACAATATTGTTCCTTATTTTCAGCCGATAGTTAATGACCAAAAGGTACCTGTAAAATACGAATGCTTGATAAGACTTTTAGATAGAGGCGACGTTATATCACCAAATGTCTTTTTAGATATCTCAAAGCGCATTAAGCGTTATGCTGATCTTGAGAAACAACTCATTGTAAAGTGTTTTAAGCAGCTTGTAGAGGATAAGAATTTAGTACTTTCTATAAATTTAAGCAGTAGAGATATGATCGATGGTGATGTTAGCTCACTTGTTTTAAATTTATTAAACAAGCACAATGTTGCTGGTAGAGTAGTATTTGAGATCGTTGAAGATGAAGAGCTTAAAAATTTAGAGAGAGTTTCAAATTTTATCGAGCGTGTAAAAAGCATGGGTGCAAAGATTGCTATCGATGATTTTGGCTCAGGATATTCAAATTTTTCTTACATCATAAAGATTAAGCCTGACTACGTGAAGATCGATGGCTCTATTATAAAAGATATAGACATAAATAAAGATTCACACTCTATCGCAAGTGCGATCGTGGCATTTGCAAAAGACCTTGGTATAAAAACTATTGCTGAATATGTGCATTCAAAAGAGATATTTGAAATCTGTAAAGAGATCGGCGTAGATGAGTTCCAGGGCTTTTATTTTGGTGCACCAGAGCGTGCTGGCTCATAA
- a CDS encoding DUF2809 domain-containing protein, with amino-acid sequence MRHSLRARLFFLVVAIVILAIEIYIAVFVKGGFVRHYLGDVLVTVMLYAFGRAVFKTTPKILAFEIFAFSLFIEILQYFKVLEILDIHNLIIRIVFGGTFDVSDIVCYALGCLLAYLTDAICFLQKYKSPKI; translated from the coding sequence ATGAGACATAGCTTGCGAGCCAGATTGTTCTTTTTAGTCGTGGCAATCGTGATTTTAGCAATCGAAATTTATATCGCAGTTTTTGTCAAAGGTGGCTTCGTGCGTCATTATTTGGGTGATGTGCTAGTTACGGTGATGCTTTACGCATTTGGACGAGCCGTATTTAAAACTACACCAAAAATTTTAGCATTTGAAATATTTGCTTTCTCACTATTTATAGAAATTTTACAATACTTTAAAGTGCTTGAAATTTTAGATATTCATAATTTAATAATACGCATAGTCTTTGGCGGAACATTTGACGTTAGCGACATCGTATGTTACGCATTGGGCTGCTTGCTGGCTTATTTGACTGATGCCATTTGCTTTCTGCAAAAGTATAAAAGTCCAAAGATATAG
- a CDS encoding carbon-nitrogen hydrolase family protein: MSRICALQLPTQPLSEARLDYYLKICADENARLVVLGEYVLNSFFKELISMPKSLIKEQSERKKEALFAMAKKYDLNIVAPIVNLKGKEIFKSLAKFTPTQVKLYDQQILMPYAHWNEAKFFNNTSDELNLPIFTYDKFKVGVMFGFEAHFDVCWAYMSAKKVDIVLVPTACTFFSQARWEELLKVRAFTNNVYVLRVNRVGSHKSDDAQWSFYGDSMLINPFGEVKNRLGKNEEMMIDELSKKELSEARSTWGFMQIEAKFKR, translated from the coding sequence ATGAGTAGAATTTGTGCTCTTCAGCTACCAACTCAGCCTTTAAGTGAGGCAAGGCTTGATTATTATCTAAAAATTTGTGCGGACGAAAATGCAAGGCTTGTTGTGCTTGGTGAATATGTGCTAAATAGCTTTTTTAAAGAGCTCATTAGCATGCCAAAAAGCCTTATAAAAGAGCAAAGCGAGCGCAAAAAAGAGGCTCTTTTTGCAATGGCAAAAAAGTATGATCTAAATATCGTTGCACCCATTGTAAATCTAAAAGGCAAGGAAATTTTTAAAAGTCTAGCCAAATTTACCCCAACACAAGTCAAGCTATATGATCAGCAAATTCTCATGCCTTACGCTCACTGGAATGAGGCGAAATTCTTTAATAACACAAGCGATGAGCTAAATTTGCCTATCTTTACCTATGATAAATTTAAAGTTGGCGTCATGTTTGGCTTCGAGGCGCACTTTGATGTGTGCTGGGCCTATATGAGCGCCAAAAAGGTCGATATCGTGCTCGTGCCAACGGCTTGTACATTTTTTTCTCAGGCGCGCTGGGAGGAGCTTTTAAAGGTTAGGGCCTTTACAAACAACGTCTACGTTCTCCGCGTAAACCGCGTAGGAAGCCATAAAAGTGACGATGCGCAGTGGAGCTTTTACGGCGATTCGATGCTTATTAATCCGTTTGGTGAAGTCAAAAATAGGCTTGGTAAAAATGAAGAGATGATGATAGATGAGCTTAGCAAAAAGGAGCTTAGTGAGGCTAGAAGCACTTGGGGTTTTATGCAGATAGAGGCGAAATTTAAAAGATAA
- the murC gene encoding UDP-N-acetylmuramate--L-alanine ligase gives MKKVHFIGIGGIGISAIARFLHEKGHKISGSDIKESKTTLELKDEGIEVITPHCKEAIKDQDFVVYSAAIKEDNIELVEARRKGIKCFSRKEILPYVLEDKCVFAVAGAHGKSTTSAMLASLIEGSVIIGAISKQFGSNMRYAKSDNVVFEADESDSSFLNSNPYLAIVTNAEPEHMEHYDYDLAKFYAAYKGFLERARVRVINAEDEFLSTLKLDAIRLYPSTDITELTMVVRDYQPYTSFNLKNLGKFEAFGMGEHIAIDASLAILAAMHETPLKDIRENLLNFKGIKKRFDILSANKNFVLIDDYAHHPTEIKATLKSVFEYAKILGINSVTAIFQPHRYTRLSTNLPGFKECFKGVDELVILPVYAAGENPIEVDMKSEFSEYNPIFTDKVERVEEGIEFTDEFGVKNRLSDGIVVGFGAGDISVQLRGGY, from the coding sequence ATCAAAAAAGTCCATTTCATCGGCATCGGCGGCATCGGCATCTCAGCCATCGCTAGATTTTTACACGAAAAAGGCCACAAGATAAGCGGCAGCGACATCAAAGAGAGCAAAACGACGCTAGAGCTAAAAGATGAAGGTATCGAGGTCATCACGCCGCACTGCAAAGAGGCGATAAAAGACCAAGACTTTGTGGTCTATTCAGCTGCGATAAAAGAGGATAATATCGAGCTAGTGGAGGCCAGACGAAAGGGCATAAAGTGTTTTTCTAGAAAAGAAATTTTGCCTTATGTGCTTGAGGATAAGTGCGTCTTTGCAGTAGCTGGCGCACACGGCAAGAGCACGACTTCAGCGATGCTAGCAAGCCTAATAGAAGGCTCAGTCATCATCGGCGCCATCTCAAAGCAGTTTGGCTCAAATATGCGCTACGCTAAAAGCGATAACGTCGTATTTGAGGCGGATGAGAGCGACTCAAGCTTTCTAAACTCAAACCCATATCTAGCCATCGTCACAAATGCAGAGCCAGAGCACATGGAGCATTACGACTACGATCTAGCTAAATTTTACGCAGCCTACAAGGGCTTTTTGGAGCGCGCGAGAGTTAGGGTGATAAACGCTGAGGACGAGTTTTTAAGTACGCTTAAGCTTGATGCGATCAGGCTTTATCCAAGCACTGACATCACCGAGCTTACAATGGTTGTAAGAGACTATCAGCCATATACCAGCTTTAATCTTAAAAATTTAGGCAAATTTGAAGCCTTTGGCATGGGTGAGCACATCGCCATAGACGCATCTTTAGCCATCCTTGCTGCGATGCATGAGACACCGCTTAAAGACATCAGAGAAAATTTACTAAATTTTAAAGGCATCAAAAAGCGTTTTGACATCCTTAGCGCAAACAAAAATTTCGTCCTAATCGACGACTACGCGCACCATCCAACCGAGATAAAAGCAACGCTAAAATCAGTCTTTGAATACGCCAAAATTTTAGGCATAAACAGTGTTACAGCGATATTTCAGCCACACCGCTACACAAGACTTAGCACAAATTTACCTGGCTTTAAAGAGTGCTTTAAGGGTGTTGATGAGCTTGTCATTTTGCCAGTTTATGCAGCTGGAGAAAATCCGATTGAAGTTGATATGAAGAGCGAGTTTAGCGAGTATAACCCGATCTTTACAGACAAGGTCGAGAGGGTAGAAGAGGGGATAGAATTTACAGATGAATTTGGCGTGAAAAACCGCCTAAGTGATGGCATTGTAGTTGGCTTTGGAGCGGGCGATATCAGCGTGCAATTAAGAGGCGGATATTAA